CCTGCCACCTCCTGTCGCCGCCTACTTCGCTGCCGATGGCGGCGACGGCGCCGCCGTAGCCCTGTGCTTCACGGACGACGGCGTCGTCAAAGACGAAAGCCGCCTTCACCGTGGCCACGCCGCGATCGCCGCGTGGAAGAGCGCGGCTTCGGCGAAATACAACTATAGAAGCGAGCCGCTTGCGGCGGAACAGGCCGGTGGCGACACCCTCGTGACCGCGCGCGTCGCCGGCGACTTCCCCGGCAGCCCGATCGAGCTGCGCTACCGCTTCGCGATCGAAGGCG
The window above is part of the Pseudoxanthobacter soli DSM 19599 genome. Proteins encoded here:
- a CDS encoding nuclear transport factor 2 family protein, coding for MDLPPPVAAYFAADGGDGAAVALCFTDDGVVKDESRLHRGHAAIAAWKSAASAKYNYRSEPLAAEQAGGDTLVTARVAGDFPGSPIELRYRFAIEGGRISTLEIGA